In Perca fluviatilis chromosome 14, GENO_Pfluv_1.0, whole genome shotgun sequence, a genomic segment contains:
- the LOC120573537 gene encoding E3 SUMO-protein ligase ZBED1-like — translation MIKAFEQFPDLWLGCFDHNLNLAISKALKIQRVETAVRACRHLVQGFSRSWKRKRGLTEKQVALNLPQKALIHDVVTRWGAAYKMLERFLSQQQAVCATLAAERGVWHLMPKDADIVVTEQLCQLLEPLSKFTDALASETRETLSAIKPVLDHITGDALEENDEDPALTKQMREDLNKEEALKLTPAQVTEPQSTSTISTAASEGKGLARVAKKMITSTSRG, via the exons ATGATCAAGGCCTTTGAACAGTTCCCAGATCTGTGGCTTGGATGCTTCGATCACAATTTGAACTTGGCCATCTCAAAGGCTCTGAAAATTCAGAGAGTTGAAACAGCAGTCAGGGCCTGTCGTCATCTGGTCCAAGGCTTCTCACGGAgctggaagagaaagagaggactgaCAGAAAAGCAAGTTGCCCTCAACTTGCCACAGAAGGCTCTCATCCATGATGTAGTGACCCGATGGGGAGCTGCATACAAGATGCTTGAGCGTTTCCTCAGCCAGCAGCAGGCAGTCTGTGCAACACTGGCTGCAGAAAGGGGAGTTTGGCATCTGATGCCCAAGGATGCTGACATAGTTGTTACGGAGCAACTCTGCCAGCTCCTTGAACCTCTGAGCAAGTTTACAGATGCACTTGCCTCAGAGACTCGAGAAACTTTATCGGCCATTAAGCCAGTCCTTGACCACATCACTGGTGATGCCCTGGAGGAAAATGATGAGGATCCAGCCCTGACCAAGCAGATGAGAGAAGACCTAAACAAGGAG GAGGCCTTGAAGCTGACACCTGCACAAGTCACAGAACCACAAAGCACCAGCACTATCTCCACAGCAGCATCAGAAGGAAAAGGCCTGGCCCGGGTTGCTAAAAAAATGATTACCTCAACAAG CCGAGGATGA